In Choloepus didactylus isolate mChoDid1 chromosome 6, mChoDid1.pri, whole genome shotgun sequence, one DNA window encodes the following:
- the LOC119536884 gene encoding purine nucleoside phosphorylase-like, translated as MEKEFTYEDYQSTAEWLLSHTEHRPQVAVICGSGLGGLADKVTQAQAFEYSEIPNFPQSTVPGHSGRLVFGFLNGRACVVMQGRFHFYEGYPLWKVTFPVRVFRLMGMDTLVVTNAAGGLNPKFEVGDVMLIRDHINMLGFSGQNPLRGPNDERFGPRFPAMSDAYDHNLRQKDHWAWKQMGEQRELQEGTYVMMADPNFQTRSECLLLLNLGADVVGMSTVPEVIVARHCGLRVFGFSLITDKFNMNPESSEKTTHEKVLESTKKAAQKLEQFVSILMANIPPSDKAI; from the coding sequence ATGGAGAAAGAGTTCACATATGAAGACTATCAGAGCACTGCAGAATGGCTTCTGTCCCACACCGAGCACCGACCTCAAGTGGCAGTGATCTGTGGCTCTGGGTTAGGAGGTCTGGCTGATAAAGTAACTCAGGCCCAGGCCTTTGAATACAGTGAGATACCCAACTTTCCTCAAAGCACAGTACCAGGTCACTCTGGACGACTTGTGTTTGGGTTCCTGAATGGCCGAGCCTGTGTGGTGATGCAGGGCAGATTCCACTTTTATGAAGGCTACCCACTCTGGAAGGTAACATTCCCAGTGAGGGTTTTCCGGCTTATGGGTATGGACACCCTAGTGGTCACCAATGCAGCTGGAGGGCTTAACCCTAAGTTTGAGGTTGGAGATGTCATGCTGATCCGTGATCATATCAACATGCTTGGTTTCTCTGGCCAGAACCCTCTCAGAGGCCCCAATGATGAAAGGTTTGGCCCTCGTTTTCCTGCCATGTCTGATGCTTATGACCACAATCTGAGGCAGAAGGATCACTGGGCCTGGAAACAAATGGGGGAGCAGCGAGAGCTACAGGAAGGCACCTATGTGATGATGGCAGACCCCAACTTTCAAACCCGTTCAGAGTGTCTTCTGCTGCTGAACCTGGGGGCTGATGTTGTCGGCATGAGCACAGTACCAGAAGTTATAGTTGCACGGCACTGTGGACTTCGAGTTTTTGGCTTCTCTCTCATCACTGACAAGTTTAATATGAATCCTGAAAGCTCAGAGAAGACTACTCATGAGAAAGTACTGGAATCCACGAAGAAAGCTGCACAGAAATTGGAACAGTTTGTCTCCATTCTTATGGCTAACATTCCACCCTCTGACAAGGCCATTTGA